In Oryza sativa Japonica Group chromosome 3, ASM3414082v1, one DNA window encodes the following:
- the LOC4333472 gene encoding uncharacterized protein isoform X2, producing the protein MKEFVGGAVPSSTTSDPLAAITNTNGLGFTNRRGKGRAKSLCVVRRNDEECHGSKENCDNSEQNTPIASNVSHLRMTAMHPSVHPAICLCAQEQKDERNKKDRERRKRKEEESQVLNKSATNSGVAPLGKLSNISAADLMTCQLEVNDSSTLHKERSDASHLNITPRRLPFTIINNVAHYGPNEVPMSCVIQTTQNRDVKLRNATLTPEQKQAKVDRQRTRRQALTNEQRLEMNDRRRVARQTLPDVEIHDMNARQRSRRQSVTPGERSAHLARHNELYATRRDKPCAQSIALECPEDCSSSFLNPTPSFETTGDVPATSSLQTELAADHLARSSNFDDDMDSFMDDDTDDEHYMFAGLGDDEDDEMVQSDDDDTQALSSSIPDPFDFVYSNIPQSENVLKPEPDCKHCGAKRFQYEPPGFCCRDGKIKLVENETPPELMRLWTSSDPDAKHFRDNIRYFNGHFSFTTLGVSLDSAFANMSSGVYTFRAHGQIYHNIHSFSPKESGPEHLELYFYDDDPTLSHRFHRSPSLD; encoded by the exons ATGAAAGAGTTTGTTGGGGGTGCCGTACCATCAAGTACAACATCAG ACCCTCTTGCTGCTATAACAAATACAAATGGTCTCGGTTTCACTAATAGACGGGGCAAGGGTAGAGCCAAGTCGTTATGTGTTGTTCGAAGAAACGACGAAGAGTGTCACGGCTCTAAAGAAAACTGTGACAACTCTGAACAGAACACTCCAATAGCTTCAAATG TCAGCCATTTGCGGATGACCGCGATGCATCCTTCAGTACACCCAGCAATTTGCCTATGTGCACAG GAGCAAAAGGATGAGAGGAACAAGAAGGACCGTGAGAGAAGAAAACGGAAGGAGGAGGAAAGTCAAGTTTTAAATAAGTCTGCAACCAATAGTGGTGTAG CCCCACTTGGCAAGCTTTCCAATATAAGTGCTGCTGATTTAATGACATGCCAATTGGAAGTGAACGATTCTTCTACGTTGCATAAAG AACGAAGTGATGCTTCCCATCTTAATATCACACCCAGACGTCTCCCATTTACAATCATCAACAATGTAGCTCACTATGGTCCAAATGAAGTTCCAATGAGCTGCGTAATTCAAACAACCCAAAACAGAGACGTCAAGTTGCGTAATGCAACTCTTACACCGGAGCAGAAGCAAGCTAAGGTCGATCGACAGAGAACAAGACGTCAAGCACTAACCAATGAACAGAGACTAGAGATGAATGATCGCCGTAGGGTTGCGAGGCAAACTCTGCCGGATGTGGAAATACATGATATGAATGCTCGCCAGCGATCAAGACGACAAAGTGTTACTCCTGGAGAACGGTCTGCTCATCTGGCACGACATAATGAACTGTATGCAACTAGGCGTGACAAACCATGCGCTCAATCGATTGCATTGGAGTGCCCTGAGGATTGTAGCTCGTCGTTCCTAAATCCAACGCCTTCCTTTGAAACAACCGGTGATGTGCCAGCTACATCGAGCCTGCAAACTGAACTTGCTGCAGATCATCTTGCACGATCGTCTAACTTTGATGATG ATATGGATTCCTTCATGGATGATGACACCGACGATGAACACTACATGTTTGCTGGGCTAG GCGATGATGAGGATGACGAGATGGTACAATCCGATGACGATGACACGCAAGCACTGAGCTCTTCAATTCCTGATCCGTTCGACTTTGTGTATAGCAACATCCCACAGAGCGAAAATGTTCTGAAACCTGAGCCTGACTGTAAACACTGTGGCGCCAAGAGGTTCCAGTATGAACCGCCGGGCTTCTGTTGTCGGGATGGCAAGATCAAGCTTGTAGAAAACGAAACACCACCTGAACTGATGAGGCTCTGGACAAGCTCGGATCCAGACGCAAAGCATTTCCGGGATAACATTAGATATTTCAACGGCCACTTCTCATTCACTACCCTGGGTGTAAGCCTTGACAGTGCCTTCGCAAACATGAGTTCGGGTGTGTACACTTTTCGGGCCCACGGTCAGATCTATCATAATATACATTCTTTCAGTCCTAAGGAATCCGGTCCAGAGCATCTCGAGCTGTATTTCTACGATGACGATCCAACCTTGAGTCACAGGTTCCACCGTTCCCCGAGTCTTGACTAG
- the LOC4333472 gene encoding uncharacterized protein isoform X4, with the protein MPNSQPFADDRDASFSTPSNLPMCTGAHGDVTNLTHAEVVRKRARNWYASLTQEQKDERNKKDRERRKRKEEESQVLNKSATNSGVAPLGKLSNISAADLMTCQLEVNDSSTLHKERSDASHLNITPRRLPFTIINNVAHYGPNEVPMSCVIQTTQNRDVKLRNATLTPEQKQAKVDRQRTRRQALTNEQRLEMNDRRRVARQTLPDVEIHDMNARQRSRRQSVTPGERSAHLARHNELYATRRDKPCAQSIALECPEDCSSSFLNPTPSFETTGDVPATSSLQTELAADHLARSSNFDDDMDSFMDDDTDDEHYMFAGLGDDEDDEMVQSDDDDTQALSSSIPDPFDFVYSNIPQSENVLKPEPDCKHCGAKRFQYEPPGFCCRDGKIKLVENETPPELMRLWTSSDPDAKHFRDNIRYFNGHFSFTTLGVSLDSAFANMSSGVYTFRAHGQIYHNIHSFSPKESGPEHLELYFYDDDPTLSHRFHRSPSLD; encoded by the exons ATGCCTAATAGTCAGCCATTTGCGGATGACCGCGATGCATCCTTCAGTACACCCAGCAATTTGCCTATGTGCACAGGTGCGCATGGAGATGTTACTAACCTTACCCATGCTGAAGTTGTAAGAAAGCGTGCTAGAAACTGGTATGCATCATTGACCCAGGAGCAAAAGGATGAGAGGAACAAGAAGGACCGTGAGAGAAGAAAACGGAAGGAGGAGGAAAGTCAAGTTTTAAATAAGTCTGCAACCAATAGTGGTGTAG CCCCACTTGGCAAGCTTTCCAATATAAGTGCTGCTGATTTAATGACATGCCAATTGGAAGTGAACGATTCTTCTACGTTGCATAAAG AACGAAGTGATGCTTCCCATCTTAATATCACACCCAGACGTCTCCCATTTACAATCATCAACAATGTAGCTCACTATGGTCCAAATGAAGTTCCAATGAGCTGCGTAATTCAAACAACCCAAAACAGAGACGTCAAGTTGCGTAATGCAACTCTTACACCGGAGCAGAAGCAAGCTAAGGTCGATCGACAGAGAACAAGACGTCAAGCACTAACCAATGAACAGAGACTAGAGATGAATGATCGCCGTAGGGTTGCGAGGCAAACTCTGCCGGATGTGGAAATACATGATATGAATGCTCGCCAGCGATCAAGACGACAAAGTGTTACTCCTGGAGAACGGTCTGCTCATCTGGCACGACATAATGAACTGTATGCAACTAGGCGTGACAAACCATGCGCTCAATCGATTGCATTGGAGTGCCCTGAGGATTGTAGCTCGTCGTTCCTAAATCCAACGCCTTCCTTTGAAACAACCGGTGATGTGCCAGCTACATCGAGCCTGCAAACTGAACTTGCTGCAGATCATCTTGCACGATCGTCTAACTTTGATGATG ATATGGATTCCTTCATGGATGATGACACCGACGATGAACACTACATGTTTGCTGGGCTAG GCGATGATGAGGATGACGAGATGGTACAATCCGATGACGATGACACGCAAGCACTGAGCTCTTCAATTCCTGATCCGTTCGACTTTGTGTATAGCAACATCCCACAGAGCGAAAATGTTCTGAAACCTGAGCCTGACTGTAAACACTGTGGCGCCAAGAGGTTCCAGTATGAACCGCCGGGCTTCTGTTGTCGGGATGGCAAGATCAAGCTTGTAGAAAACGAAACACCACCTGAACTGATGAGGCTCTGGACAAGCTCGGATCCAGACGCAAAGCATTTCCGGGATAACATTAGATATTTCAACGGCCACTTCTCATTCACTACCCTGGGTGTAAGCCTTGACAGTGCCTTCGCAAACATGAGTTCGGGTGTGTACACTTTTCGGGCCCACGGTCAGATCTATCATAATATACATTCTTTCAGTCCTAAGGAATCCGGTCCAGAGCATCTCGAGCTGTATTTCTACGATGACGATCCAACCTTGAGTCACAGGTTCCACCGTTCCCCGAGTCTTGACTAG
- the LOC4333472 gene encoding uncharacterized protein isoform X5, giving the protein MCTGAHGDVTNLTHAEVVRKRARNWYASLTQEQKDERNKKDRERRKRKEEESQVLNKSATNSGVAPLGKLSNISAADLMTCQLEVNDSSTLHKERSDASHLNITPRRLPFTIINNVAHYGPNEVPMSCVIQTTQNRDVKLRNATLTPEQKQAKVDRQRTRRQALTNEQRLEMNDRRRVARQTLPDVEIHDMNARQRSRRQSVTPGERSAHLARHNELYATRRDKPCAQSIALECPEDCSSSFLNPTPSFETTGDVPATSSLQTELAADHLARSSNFDDDMDSFMDDDTDDEHYMFAGLGDDEDDEMVQSDDDDTQALSSSIPDPFDFVYSNIPQSENVLKPEPDCKHCGAKRFQYEPPGFCCRDGKIKLVENETPPELMRLWTSSDPDAKHFRDNIRYFNGHFSFTTLGVSLDSAFANMSSGVYTFRAHGQIYHNIHSFSPKESGPEHLELYFYDDDPTLSHRFHRSPSLD; this is encoded by the exons ATGTGCACAGGTGCGCATGGAGATGTTACTAACCTTACCCATGCTGAAGTTGTAAGAAAGCGTGCTAGAAACTGGTATGCATCATTGACCCAGGAGCAAAAGGATGAGAGGAACAAGAAGGACCGTGAGAGAAGAAAACGGAAGGAGGAGGAAAGTCAAGTTTTAAATAAGTCTGCAACCAATAGTGGTGTAG CCCCACTTGGCAAGCTTTCCAATATAAGTGCTGCTGATTTAATGACATGCCAATTGGAAGTGAACGATTCTTCTACGTTGCATAAAG AACGAAGTGATGCTTCCCATCTTAATATCACACCCAGACGTCTCCCATTTACAATCATCAACAATGTAGCTCACTATGGTCCAAATGAAGTTCCAATGAGCTGCGTAATTCAAACAACCCAAAACAGAGACGTCAAGTTGCGTAATGCAACTCTTACACCGGAGCAGAAGCAAGCTAAGGTCGATCGACAGAGAACAAGACGTCAAGCACTAACCAATGAACAGAGACTAGAGATGAATGATCGCCGTAGGGTTGCGAGGCAAACTCTGCCGGATGTGGAAATACATGATATGAATGCTCGCCAGCGATCAAGACGACAAAGTGTTACTCCTGGAGAACGGTCTGCTCATCTGGCACGACATAATGAACTGTATGCAACTAGGCGTGACAAACCATGCGCTCAATCGATTGCATTGGAGTGCCCTGAGGATTGTAGCTCGTCGTTCCTAAATCCAACGCCTTCCTTTGAAACAACCGGTGATGTGCCAGCTACATCGAGCCTGCAAACTGAACTTGCTGCAGATCATCTTGCACGATCGTCTAACTTTGATGATG ATATGGATTCCTTCATGGATGATGACACCGACGATGAACACTACATGTTTGCTGGGCTAG GCGATGATGAGGATGACGAGATGGTACAATCCGATGACGATGACACGCAAGCACTGAGCTCTTCAATTCCTGATCCGTTCGACTTTGTGTATAGCAACATCCCACAGAGCGAAAATGTTCTGAAACCTGAGCCTGACTGTAAACACTGTGGCGCCAAGAGGTTCCAGTATGAACCGCCGGGCTTCTGTTGTCGGGATGGCAAGATCAAGCTTGTAGAAAACGAAACACCACCTGAACTGATGAGGCTCTGGACAAGCTCGGATCCAGACGCAAAGCATTTCCGGGATAACATTAGATATTTCAACGGCCACTTCTCATTCACTACCCTGGGTGTAAGCCTTGACAGTGCCTTCGCAAACATGAGTTCGGGTGTGTACACTTTTCGGGCCCACGGTCAGATCTATCATAATATACATTCTTTCAGTCCTAAGGAATCCGGTCCAGAGCATCTCGAGCTGTATTTCTACGATGACGATCCAACCTTGAGTCACAGGTTCCACCGTTCCCCGAGTCTTGACTAG
- the LOC107277496 gene encoding putative B3 domain-containing protein Os03g0621600 → MSKSGGRCSKEGDDAYFDWNRTNGEDKHFFKVMLGDFHERVTIPNEFLHNFGGKIPKSIKLETRSGLTFDVQVTKNSGRVVLQSGWASYVSAHDLKIGDFLVFKYSGDSQLKTLIFDSSGCEKVCEKPVDMSGRSYDIAMRNSQDEKKKRKQRDISRQGTVKPSEEGLKAELVPGCILPSRTDLTRLQKNILIEKVKAINSETPIYGYVMNNSSIHGIPCTVEISKKYADVYLPFEDGTVVLQHHGKSWNVRCCLTKQNSKRFLKGWRQFAGDNKLHLGDICLFDLLKDKKKYVMDVHIIRRK, encoded by the exons ATGAGTAAGAGCGGTGGGAGATGCAGCAAGGAGGGAGACGATGCATATTTCGACTGGAACCGTACCAATGGGGAAGACAAACATTTCTTCAAGGTCATGCTTGGTGATTTCCATGAAAGAGTG ACAATACCGAATGAATTTCTACATAATTTCGGGGGCAAAATACCAAAATCTATTAAGCTGGAAACACGCAGCGGCCTCACTTTTGATGTTCAGGTTACCAAGAATTCTGGCAGAGTAGTCCTTCAATCAGGTTGGGCATCATATGTCAGTGCCCATGATCTGAAAATTGGGGACTTCTTGGTATTCAAGTACAGTGGTGACTCTCAACTGAAGACTCTAATCTTTGATTCGAGTGGTTGCGAGAAAGTATGTGAAAAACCTGTTGACATGTCAGGCAGATCTTACGATATTGCCATGAGAAACTCACAAGATGAAAAGAAGAAACGGAAGCAAAGGGATATCTCAAGGCAGGGGACAGTGAAGCCATCAG aagaagGTCTGAAAGCGGAACTTGTACCGGGTTGCATCCTCCCATCCCGGACCGATCTTACTCGTTTGCAGAAGAATATACTGATAGAGAAGGTGAAAGCTATTAATTCTGAAACCCCAATCTATGGGTATGTCATGAACAATAGCAGTATTCATGGGATTCCTTGTACCGTG GAAATTTCTAAGAAATATGCCGATGTATATCTCCCATTTGAGGATGGAACAGTCGTGCTTCAACATCATGGCAAGAGTTGGAATGTGCGGTGTTGTCTTACTAAGCAAAACTCGAAAAGGTTTTTGAAAGGGTGGAGACAGTTTGCAGGTGACAACAAGCTGCACCTGGGAGATATCTGCCTCTTCGACCTACTGAAAGACAAGAAGAAATATGTGATGGATGTCCATATCATTCGCAGAAAATGA
- the LOC4333472 gene encoding uncharacterized protein isoform X3, with protein MVCFIRMCVSKFNLISICINQRIWAMKLCILLSCLIVSHLRMTAMHPSVHPAICLCAQEQKDERNKKDRERRKRKEEESQVLNKSATNSGVAPLGKLSNISAADLMTCQLEVNDSSTLHKERSDASHLNITPRRLPFTIINNVAHYGPNEVPMSCVIQTTQNRDVKLRNATLTPEQKQAKVDRQRTRRQALTNEQRLEMNDRRRVARQTLPDVEIHDMNARQRSRRQSVTPGERSAHLARHNELYATRRDKPCAQSIALECPEDCSSSFLNPTPSFETTGDVPATSSLQTELAADHLARSSNFDDDMDSFMDDDTDDEHYMFAGLGDDEDDEMVQSDDDDTQALSSSIPDPFDFVYSNIPQSENVLKPEPDCKHCGAKRFQYEPPGFCCRDGKIKLVENETPPELMRLWTSSDPDAKHFRDNIRYFNGHFSFTTLGVSLDSAFANMSSGVYTFRAHGQIYHNIHSFSPKESGPEHLELYFYDDDPTLSHRFHRSPSLD; from the exons ATGGTATGCTTCATCAGAATGTGTGTTTCCAAATTTAATTTGATATCCATCTGTATCAACCAACGGATTTGGGCCATGAAGTTGTGCATCCTATTGTCATGCCTAATAGTCAGCCATTTGCGGATGACCGCGATGCATCCTTCAGTACACCCAGCAATTTGCCTATGTGCACAG GAGCAAAAGGATGAGAGGAACAAGAAGGACCGTGAGAGAAGAAAACGGAAGGAGGAGGAAAGTCAAGTTTTAAATAAGTCTGCAACCAATAGTGGTGTAG CCCCACTTGGCAAGCTTTCCAATATAAGTGCTGCTGATTTAATGACATGCCAATTGGAAGTGAACGATTCTTCTACGTTGCATAAAG AACGAAGTGATGCTTCCCATCTTAATATCACACCCAGACGTCTCCCATTTACAATCATCAACAATGTAGCTCACTATGGTCCAAATGAAGTTCCAATGAGCTGCGTAATTCAAACAACCCAAAACAGAGACGTCAAGTTGCGTAATGCAACTCTTACACCGGAGCAGAAGCAAGCTAAGGTCGATCGACAGAGAACAAGACGTCAAGCACTAACCAATGAACAGAGACTAGAGATGAATGATCGCCGTAGGGTTGCGAGGCAAACTCTGCCGGATGTGGAAATACATGATATGAATGCTCGCCAGCGATCAAGACGACAAAGTGTTACTCCTGGAGAACGGTCTGCTCATCTGGCACGACATAATGAACTGTATGCAACTAGGCGTGACAAACCATGCGCTCAATCGATTGCATTGGAGTGCCCTGAGGATTGTAGCTCGTCGTTCCTAAATCCAACGCCTTCCTTTGAAACAACCGGTGATGTGCCAGCTACATCGAGCCTGCAAACTGAACTTGCTGCAGATCATCTTGCACGATCGTCTAACTTTGATGATG ATATGGATTCCTTCATGGATGATGACACCGACGATGAACACTACATGTTTGCTGGGCTAG GCGATGATGAGGATGACGAGATGGTACAATCCGATGACGATGACACGCAAGCACTGAGCTCTTCAATTCCTGATCCGTTCGACTTTGTGTATAGCAACATCCCACAGAGCGAAAATGTTCTGAAACCTGAGCCTGACTGTAAACACTGTGGCGCCAAGAGGTTCCAGTATGAACCGCCGGGCTTCTGTTGTCGGGATGGCAAGATCAAGCTTGTAGAAAACGAAACACCACCTGAACTGATGAGGCTCTGGACAAGCTCGGATCCAGACGCAAAGCATTTCCGGGATAACATTAGATATTTCAACGGCCACTTCTCATTCACTACCCTGGGTGTAAGCCTTGACAGTGCCTTCGCAAACATGAGTTCGGGTGTGTACACTTTTCGGGCCCACGGTCAGATCTATCATAATATACATTCTTTCAGTCCTAAGGAATCCGGTCCAGAGCATCTCGAGCTGTATTTCTACGATGACGATCCAACCTTGAGTCACAGGTTCCACCGTTCCCCGAGTCTTGACTAG
- the LOC4333472 gene encoding uncharacterized protein isoform X1: MKEFVGGAVPSSTTSDPLAAITNTNGLGFTNRRGKGRAKSLCVVRRNDEECHGSKENCDNSEQNTPIASNGAHGDVTNLTHAEVVRKRARNWYASLTQEQKDERNKKDRERRKRKEEESQVLNKSATNSGVAPLGKLSNISAADLMTCQLEVNDSSTLHKERSDASHLNITPRRLPFTIINNVAHYGPNEVPMSCVIQTTQNRDVKLRNATLTPEQKQAKVDRQRTRRQALTNEQRLEMNDRRRVARQTLPDVEIHDMNARQRSRRQSVTPGERSAHLARHNELYATRRDKPCAQSIALECPEDCSSSFLNPTPSFETTGDVPATSSLQTELAADHLARSSNFDDDMDSFMDDDTDDEHYMFAGLGDDEDDEMVQSDDDDTQALSSSIPDPFDFVYSNIPQSENVLKPEPDCKHCGAKRFQYEPPGFCCRDGKIKLVENETPPELMRLWTSSDPDAKHFRDNIRYFNGHFSFTTLGVSLDSAFANMSSGVYTFRAHGQIYHNIHSFSPKESGPEHLELYFYDDDPTLSHRFHRSPSLD; this comes from the exons ATGAAAGAGTTTGTTGGGGGTGCCGTACCATCAAGTACAACATCAG ACCCTCTTGCTGCTATAACAAATACAAATGGTCTCGGTTTCACTAATAGACGGGGCAAGGGTAGAGCCAAGTCGTTATGTGTTGTTCGAAGAAACGACGAAGAGTGTCACGGCTCTAAAGAAAACTGTGACAACTCTGAACAGAACACTCCAATAGCTTCAAATG GTGCGCATGGAGATGTTACTAACCTTACCCATGCTGAAGTTGTAAGAAAGCGTGCTAGAAACTGGTATGCATCATTGACCCAGGAGCAAAAGGATGAGAGGAACAAGAAGGACCGTGAGAGAAGAAAACGGAAGGAGGAGGAAAGTCAAGTTTTAAATAAGTCTGCAACCAATAGTGGTGTAG CCCCACTTGGCAAGCTTTCCAATATAAGTGCTGCTGATTTAATGACATGCCAATTGGAAGTGAACGATTCTTCTACGTTGCATAAAG AACGAAGTGATGCTTCCCATCTTAATATCACACCCAGACGTCTCCCATTTACAATCATCAACAATGTAGCTCACTATGGTCCAAATGAAGTTCCAATGAGCTGCGTAATTCAAACAACCCAAAACAGAGACGTCAAGTTGCGTAATGCAACTCTTACACCGGAGCAGAAGCAAGCTAAGGTCGATCGACAGAGAACAAGACGTCAAGCACTAACCAATGAACAGAGACTAGAGATGAATGATCGCCGTAGGGTTGCGAGGCAAACTCTGCCGGATGTGGAAATACATGATATGAATGCTCGCCAGCGATCAAGACGACAAAGTGTTACTCCTGGAGAACGGTCTGCTCATCTGGCACGACATAATGAACTGTATGCAACTAGGCGTGACAAACCATGCGCTCAATCGATTGCATTGGAGTGCCCTGAGGATTGTAGCTCGTCGTTCCTAAATCCAACGCCTTCCTTTGAAACAACCGGTGATGTGCCAGCTACATCGAGCCTGCAAACTGAACTTGCTGCAGATCATCTTGCACGATCGTCTAACTTTGATGATG ATATGGATTCCTTCATGGATGATGACACCGACGATGAACACTACATGTTTGCTGGGCTAG GCGATGATGAGGATGACGAGATGGTACAATCCGATGACGATGACACGCAAGCACTGAGCTCTTCAATTCCTGATCCGTTCGACTTTGTGTATAGCAACATCCCACAGAGCGAAAATGTTCTGAAACCTGAGCCTGACTGTAAACACTGTGGCGCCAAGAGGTTCCAGTATGAACCGCCGGGCTTCTGTTGTCGGGATGGCAAGATCAAGCTTGTAGAAAACGAAACACCACCTGAACTGATGAGGCTCTGGACAAGCTCGGATCCAGACGCAAAGCATTTCCGGGATAACATTAGATATTTCAACGGCCACTTCTCATTCACTACCCTGGGTGTAAGCCTTGACAGTGCCTTCGCAAACATGAGTTCGGGTGTGTACACTTTTCGGGCCCACGGTCAGATCTATCATAATATACATTCTTTCAGTCCTAAGGAATCCGGTCCAGAGCATCTCGAGCTGTATTTCTACGATGACGATCCAACCTTGAGTCACAGGTTCCACCGTTCCCCGAGTCTTGACTAG